In a single window of the Rhizoctonia solani chromosome 16, complete sequence genome:
- a CDS encoding NAD-dependent histone deacetylase SIR2: protein MVAKLSLILDNTTSKAWLGRGLLKTRVNTYYVSLGDKQRPKLLIIFAAKSLNTIELESVELTVYSIVMAPSNNVNSFRKALQQSKNLILVAGAGLSAASGRNTHIPGFRLLDPNYRGAVAPLAINCTLITQNVDGLSLRAQDALGSESLDNVGTSNLNQGQIIEMHGRLLETLCTKCKHRNLDTRSPICPALAGTELRTEAVMDDAGKRVPEAEISPNDLPRCGKDGCGGLLRPGVVWFGESIPRLNAIESLVEEADMCLVVGTSSVVYPAAGFADVVQDNGGKVAVFNIEASQGDQNADFLFLGPCEKTLGEALGIEVPIIREA, encoded by the exons ATGGTGGCAAAATTGTCTCTGATATTGGATAACACAACGAGCAAAGCTTGGTTAGGTCGTGGTTTGCTCAAGACACGCGTCAATACGTATTACGTCAGTCTCGGCGATAAGCAGAGACCGAAGCTCTTGATCA TATTCGCGGCCAAAAGTCTGAACACCATAGAACTCGAAAGTGTTGAATTAACAGTCTACTCAATTGTGATGGCACCTTCTAATAACGTTAACTCCTTTCGAAAAGCACTACAACAAAGCAAGAATCTCATCCTCGTTGCCGGTGCTGGGTTATCAGCTGCATCAGGCAG GAATACCCACATTCCGGGGTTCCG ACTCTTGGATCCTAACTATCGGGGCGCCGTCGCACCCCTCGCAATTAACTGTACACTTATAACTCAAAATGTGGATGGACTCAGTCTTCGCGCTCAAGATGCACTTGGATCTGAATCCCTTGATAATGTTGGCACTTCAAATCTGAACCAGGGTCAAATAATAGAGATGCACGGTCGGCTGCTCGAAACGCTCTGTACAAAATGCAAGCATCGTAACCTAGACACACGCTCTCCTATATGTCCTGCCCTGGCAGGTACAGAGCTACGTACTGAAGCAGTCATGGATGACGCCGGAAAGCGCGTTCCTGAGGCCGAGATCTCCCCGAATGATCTACCTAGATGTGGCAAAGATGGGTGTGGAGGCCTTCTTAGACCAGGTGTGGTTTGGTTTGGTGAGTCTATACCCCGACTGAACGCAATTGAAAGCCTGGTCGAAGAGGCGGACATGTGTTTGGTGGTCGGCACATCCTCGGTG GTTTATCCGGCAGCCGGGTTTGCGGATGTAGTGCAGGATAACGGCGGTAAGGTCGCAGTTTTTAACATAGAGGCGTCTCAGGGCGATCAgaatgcggattttctgttCCTCGGGCCTTGTGAAAAGACTTTGGGAGAAGCGCTAGGGATCGAAGTACCAATTATACGGGAGGCATAG
- a CDS encoding rare lipoprotein A-like double-psi beta-barrel protein, translating into MLSSFVTAVALAASISNVAAGPIRHASRGYAQDADILEDYTPYHIRYLALGCSGGHGSPFFEKCCHPLLRWQKLEDRPAECIPSPSASSSAVLAEPTASPIDEDPVPDYDDDCSEDEPTSAAPAPSPAPVTSSTYIAPEPTTPKPEPTSTSQPSSTKEPEPEPTKEPEPEPTTTKKPEPTKEPEPEPTSTKTTKSAEPEPTQGSGGGEVIEGGFATFFTQNNNAGACGDVHGDYDKVVALDYRRYGPLNQKSEHCGKFVQITNINNGKSVRAKVADACPSCVNGNCLDLSLGTFNAIATESEGMVPIKWTFV; encoded by the exons ATGTTGTCTTCGTTTGTTACTGCAGTTGCCCTCGCGGCATCCATCTCGAATGTCGCTGCTGGTCCTATCCGCCACGCCTCCCGCGGATATGCCCAGGACGCAGACATCCTCGAAGACTACACTCC CTATCACATCCGTTATCTCGCTCTTG GTTGCTCGGGAGGACACGGAAGCCCGTTCTTTGAAAAGTGCTGCCACCCTCTTCTCCGTTGGCAGAAGCTCGAGGACCGCCCGGCCGAGTGCATTCCCTCTCcttccgcttcttcctctgccGTTCTGGCCGAGCCCACTGCGTCTCCCATCGATGAGGACCCCGTTCCGGACTACGACGATGACTGCAGTGAGGATGAACCCACCTCAGCTGCCCCTGCCCCTTCCCCTGCTCCAGTGACTTCTAGCACGTACATCGCACCCGAGCCTACCACTCCTAAGCCGGAGCCAACCAGCACCTCGCAGCCCTCGTCTACCAAGGAGCCCGAGCCTGAGCCTACCAAGGAGCCTGAGCCCGAGCCTACTACAACCAAGAAACCTGAACCCACCAAGGAACCTGAGCCCGAGCCTACTTCTACTAAGACTACCAAGTCGGCCGAGCCTGAGCCTACCCAGGGATCTGGTGGAGGAGAGGTAATTGAGGGTGGATT CGCCACTTTCTTCACCCAGAATAATAATGCGGGAGCATGCGGGGACGTCCATGGGGATTACGACAAAGTTGTTGCTCTCGACTACCGCCGCTATGGCCCTCTCAATCAGAAATCGGAGCACTGCGGCAAGTTTGTCCAGATCACTAACATCAACAACGGCAAATCTGTTAGGGCCAAGGTTGCCGATGCTTGCCCAAGCTGCGTCAACGGGAACTGCTTGGACCTCTCACTCGGCACCTTCAACGCGATTGCTACGGAGAGCGAGGGCATGGTTCCTATCAAATGGACCTTCGTCTAA
- a CDS encoding RNA recognition motif protein: MSNYHENPFASNHSLDANPFDDPTDNRTAQTTSKQVDLERRERELAAREAEISRRETNIKHGKNNFPPFFPLVFHSISDEIPEHSRPLITRIFQLWLVLCLTLIINMVACIFILTSGGSDGGKDLAASISYVPVISVLSFLLWYRPIYNGYMKEQSLYYCSAGLINTVASFSRGGSGIVAGVLGIIATVGWTLQGVGNGWYYREIWTHHHDAGHSLSKAKGELAQHGAKAHVCRWNTPPAPQAEAAGHIDQTHSAPPAPQMYPPHIPPAAVGGAAVPQTASLYVGELDHTVSEAMLFEIFNMIGPVASIRVCRDAVTRRSLGYAYVNYLNAADGERALDQLNYSIIKNRPCRIMWSQRDPALRKTGQGNIFIKNLDEAIDNKALHDTFAAFGNVLSCKVATDETGKSRGYGYVHYETAESAEAAIKAVNRMLLNDKQVFVGHHISRKERQSQIDEARAQFTNIYVKNLDTDITEAEFRVMFEEFGNITSAVLQTDNEGKSRGFGFVNYENHEEAERAVNEMHEKEIKGKVLFVGRAQKKSERQSELARSHEAAKQERQNKYAGVNLYVKNLDDDVDDDKLRAEFEAFGTITSCKVMRNERDISKGFGFVCFSTPDEATKAVTEMNNKMIGTKPLYVSLAQRRDVRRQQLEGQIMQRNQMRMQQAPMMGPGYMQPQMYYGPGPGGYPPQAGRGVMGYPQPGMMPPRGRYPPGQPMQAMPVPVPYNSGTPQGYPSQNYNRGAPPNGSQGPPRSNGTNAPPQPPANAAPRPVGGALSAAAPGANGSRPATATPVAPAAPGAPAGGIPANRPPPAGAPAAGRPPAATATPRNPSARPAGQAASTPTPESTSALTSQALAAASPMEQKQMLGEMIYLQIYQSEPELAGKITGMLLEMDNAELLHLIGTPNAMQEKLDEAKTVLKDFSTGNPAE; encoded by the exons ATGTCTA ATTATCACGAAAATCCATTTGCGTCGAACCATTCGCTGGATGCTAACCCATTCGACGATCCGACCGACAACCGCaccgcacagaccacatctAAGCAGGTAGACCTCGAACGCCGCGAGCGAGAACTTGCAGCAAGAGAGGCCGAAATCTCGCGTCGGGAGACAAATATCAAACACGGCAAGAACAACTTTCCTCCAT TCTTCCCGCTGGTATTTCATTCTATCAGCGATGAGATTCCTGAGCACTCGCGGCCACTCATCACTCGCATCTTCCAACTATGGCTTGTTTTGTGTCTAACACTCATCATTAACATGGTTGCATGCATCTTTATCCTCACCTCAGGAGGGAGCGATGGAGGGAAAGACTTGGCGGCTAGCATCAG TTATGTTCCAGTTATATCTGTCCTCTCGTTCTTGCTTTGGTACCGACCAATCTACAATGGGTATATGAAA GAGCAATCCTTGTACTACT GTAGCGCAGGTCTCATCAACACAGTCGCATCCTTTTCTCGGGGCGGAAGCGGCATTGTTGCAGGTGTTCTAGGTATCATTGCAACCGTGGGCTGGACTCTCCAAGGCGTTGGAAATGGCTGGTATTATCGAGAG ATTTGGACACACCATCACGATGCAGGCCATTCTCTCTCCAAGGCAAAGGGAGAGCTCGCGCAACATG GCGCTAAAGC CCATGTCTGCCGCTGGAACACCCCTCCCGCTCCTCAAGCTGAGGCGGCTGGTCACATTGATCAAACCCATTCCGCACCCCCTGCGCCTCAAATGTACCCACCCCATATCCCGCCTGCGGCTGTCGGCGGAGCCGCAGTTCCCCAGACCGCCTCGCTCTATGTTGGCGAGCTCGATCATACAGTGAGCGAGGCTATGCTCTTTGAAATTTTCAACATGATTGGGCCTGTCGCCAG CATTCGCGTTTGCCGTGATGCGGTTACTCGTCGCTCCCTTGGATATGCATATGTTAACTATCTCAACGCCGCTGACG GCGAGCGCGCGTTGGACCAACTAAACTACTCTATTATTAAGAATCGTCCCTG TCGTATCATGTGGTCGCAGCGCGACCCCGCCCTCCGCAAGACGGGTCAGGGCAACATTTTTATTAAGAATCTCGATGAGGCAATCGATAATAAG GCCTTGCATGATACCTTCGCGGCCTTTGGCAATGTCCTCTCATGCAAGGTCGCCACCGACGAGACCGGCAAATCTCGCGGCTATGGCTATGTCCACTACGAGACTGCCGAGTCTGCAGAGGCTGCGATCAAGGCTGTCAATCGCATGCTTCTCAATGACAAGCAGGTGTTTGTTGGCCACCACATTTCTCGCAAG GAGCGACAGTCGCAAATTGACGAGGCGAGGGCTCAATTCACCAATATCTACGTCAAGAACCTCGACACTGATATCACTGAGGCCGAGTTCAGGGTCATGTTTGAGGAGTTTGGTAACATTACCTCTGCCGTGCTCCAGACCGACAACGAGGGCAAGAGCCGTGGCTTTGGTTTTGTCAACTATGAGAACCACGAAGAGGCCGAACGTGCTGTGAACGAGATGCACGAGAAGGAGATCAAAGGCAAGGTTCTCTTTGTCGGTCGTGCACAGAAGAAGTCCGAGCGGCAGTCTGAGCTTGCTCGCTCTCACGAGGCGGCCAAGCAGGAGCGCCAGAACAAGTACGCTGGCGTCAACCTTTATGTCAAGAACCTGGACGACGACGTCGACGATGATAAACTTCGCGCGGAATTCGAGGCCTTTGGTACCATTACGTCTTGCAAAGTTATGCGTAACGAGCGGGACATTTCTAAGGGCTTTGGCTTTGTCTGCTTCTCGACTCCTGATGAGgcgaccaaggccgtaaccGAAATGAACAACAAGATGATTGGAACCAAGCCTCTTTATGTATCTCTTGCCCAGCGTCGTGATGTTCGTCGCCAGCAGCTCGAGGGTCAGATTATGCAGCGCAACCAGATGCGTATGCAACAAGCTCCTATGATGGGTCCTGGATACATGCAACCTCAGATGTACTATGGACCCGGGCCCGGcggatatcctcctcaagCTGGCCGTGGCGTTATGGGGTACCCTCAGCCTGGTATGATGCCTCCTCGTGGCCGCTACCCTCCTGGGCAACCCATGCAGGCCATGCCCGTTCCGGTTCCGTATAATAGTGGTACACCTCAAGGCTACCCCTCTCAGAACTATAATCGTGGTGCACCCCCCAATGGGTCCCAGGGCCCTCCTCGCTCCAACGGAACCAATGCGCCGCCTCAACCTCCTGCCAACGCTGCCCCTCGTCCTGTCGGTGGCGCCCTGTCGGCTGCCGCTCCGGGTGCCAATGGCTCCCGCCCTGCCACCGCAACTCCCGTTGCCCCAGCCGCCCCCGGTGCCCCCGCTGGAGGCATCCCGGCAAACAGGCCTCCTCCCGCTGGTGCCCCAGCTGCGGGCCGTCCTCCTGCCGCCACAGCCACCCCTCGAAACCCGAGCGCTCGTCCCGCCGGTCAGGCTGCTTCCACTCCCACCCCCGAATCGACCTCGGCTCTTACCTCGCAAGCGTTGGCCGCGGCTAGCCCGATGGAGCAGAAGCAGATGTTGGGTGAAATGATTTACCTGCAGATCTATCA GTCAGAGCCTGAACTTGCTGGCAAGATTACTGGAATGTTACTTGAGATGGACAATGCTGAACTCTTGCATCTTATCGGTACCCCTAACGCGATGCAGGAGAAGCTCGATGAGGCTAAGACTGTCTTGAAGGACTTCTCGACCGGTAACCCTGCCGAATAG
- a CDS encoding methyltransferase domain protein, whose translation MQALNYEDEEMDFEGSSPFNADDDDDEADTQSENSEPEEEPEPEPEQEAGDSGDESDPAEDSDQERASSPPSDHEPEEPSANIFEKRPSPVMVPVMVPAVPIRAASPAALRRTAFKTDISSSVRSYSIDPICAYPHTAATHSLAASKCMTHLLTGSDDGYIRDYDFYAGCNGKVLLTAPQRQHCGLGEGVMKGGVLRMWWENPSGEGGSQPSGGDVTPAPSNVLEGGSLSPVYCMTMHSDALWGLSGTAAGNINLFTVRHDPGRLHFVLRGHKGPTSGLALSADEKKVYSAGWDGHALEWDLNVGQIVRRYPSHGAQLVSIGIRPISSNATDSSSPSVIPSTLPHNQSENFISSNGADGTMGSQRPPTQMGGSPRSAEEDYDPLFDDPELDASADLDQGVGGRGVSSALAWRSAVPTLDSETYERYSHNILMTAGIDGQITIWDRRVAGSTPGSGVGRLEIPEKTPPWCVSACWSADGSQLYAGRRNGTVEVWDMRQTRNTHEGTPRLLRTLRNPLSSGAVSCVVAFPDGKHLACASQDNIRLWNVSAEAQAEATSRSRVAPFKIIAGHHGGTISQISMAAVAYHHRPAPVPTPPPHMHPSEMDMDPRPPSPTSSTSTVTSSRTPDFFRQLHERQLNCMNTTYMLPADEQEMKRMDIEHRMMKFIMAGKNYVGPVAEALTKVPGVQRRVLDCGTGNGLWAIEMADEFDWVEVTGVDLAPIQPRKVPPNCVFELFDLDGQRLPYPDSWFDVVHARSVYTGVRQYGIFLRELARVLRPGGVAIFAEVDSTPFGEKKHRIPLEPRGGAPGWAQYWDQVRRALGQLGIDVTIPSQLRNRVRDTREFENIVAQEAMVPIGFWPKEGGWKAGESGEGVPVGWVWSTSGANRFEPVILSIGQLAWMNYDNLLLALRPLLLDHGITPERAAKLIEDAQENLYHPKVQPHCCWHIVHARKAR comes from the exons ATGCAAGCTCTCAACTATGAGGATGAAGAAATGGATTTCGAAGGCTCAAGTCCATTCAATGcagacgacgatgacgacgaggCTGATACTCAGTCGGAGAACTCTGAGCCCGAggaggagccggagccggagccggaacAAGAGGCTGGAGACAGTGGTGATGAGAGCGATCCTGCTGAGGACTCTGACCAAGAGCGTGCATCTTCGCCGCCTTCGGACCATGAACCTGAGGAACCAAGCGCAAATATATTCGAGAAACGTCCTA GTCCTGTGATGGTACCGGTCATGGTACCAGCGGTCCCGATTCGCGCTGCTTCCCCTGCTGCGCTTCGCCGTACAGCATTTAAAACCGACATTTCGTCCTCAGTTCGGTCGTATTCTATCGACCCTATTTGCGCATACCCTCACACCGCCGCAACACACTCACTCGCCGCGTCGAAATGCATGACCCATCTATTAACCGGCTCAGACGACGGATATATCCGTGACTATGACTTCTATGCTGGTTGTAATGGGAAAGTACTTTTGACAGCACCCCAGAGGCAACACTGCGGCCTAGGAGAAGGTGTGATGAAAGGTGGTGTTTTAAGAATGTGGTGGGAGAACCCGTCTGGCGAAGGTGGTTCTCAGCCTTCAGGGGGTGACGTGACACCTGCCCCGTCCAACGTGCTCGAAGGAGGATCGCTTTCTCCTGTGTATTGCATGACAATGCATTCGGACGCGCTATGGGGCCTCTCGGGTACTGCG GCTGGTAACATTAACTTGTTTACTGTTCGGCATGACCCTGGGCGGCTTCATTTTGTTCTGCGCGGTCACAAAGGTCCAACCTCTGGGCTCGCCCTCTCTGCGGATGAAAAAAAGGTTTATAGCGCTGGCTGGGATGGTCACGCATTG GAATGGGATTTGAACGTTGGCCAGATCGTTCGTCGATATCCGTCGCATGGTGCTCAGCTCGTCTCGATCGGGATACGACCGATATCATCCAATGCCACCGACTCGAGTTCCCCTTCGGTAATTCCGAGCACCCTACCTCACAATCAGTCCGAAAATTTCATCAGTAGCAATGGTGCAGATGGAACAATGGGTTCCCAGAGGCCTCCCACTCAAATGGGTGGATCGCCCCGTTCCGCTGAGGAAGACTATGACCCACTGTTTGACGACCCAGAGCTGGACGCTTCCGCCGATCTTGATCAGGGAGTGGGGGGACGGGGTGTATCTTCAGCACTAGCGTGGAGGTCGGCTGTGCCTACACTAGATTCGGAGACATATGAACGTTATTCGCATAACATTCTCATGACCGCCGGGATTGATGGGCAAATCACGATTTGGGACCGTCGTGTGGCGGGATCTACTCCCGGTTCTGGTGTCGGAAGGTTAGAGATTCCGGAGAAAACACCGCCCTGGTGTGTTTCG GCATGCTGGTCAGCAGATGGATCCCAACTATACGCTGGCCGACGTAATGGTACCGTGGAGGTGTGGGACATGAGGCAAACACGGAACACACACGAAGGGACCCCTCGGTTGCTTAGAACATTGCGAAACCCACTTAGTTCAGGCGCAGTGTCATGTGTGGTTGCGTTCCCCGATGGTAAACACCTTGCATG TGCTTCTCAGGACAACATCAGACTGTGGAACGTATCTGCGGAGGCTCAGGCAGAAGCAACAAGTCGCTCAAGGGTTGCTCCGTTTAAAATTATAGCAGGACACCATGGCGGAACGATATCCCAAATAT CTATGGCCGCTGTTGCTTATCACCACCGTCCTGCCCCCGTGCCAACGCCGCCCCCTCATATGCACCCATCTGAAATGGACATGGATCCGCGACCGCCGTCTCCTACATCCTCAACGTCAACTGTGACGTCCAGTCGAACTCCTGATTTTTTTCGGCAGCTACATGAGCGTCAGCTTAATTGTATGAATACC ACATACATGCTCCCAGCAGATGAACAGGAAATGAAG CGAATGGATATTGAGCACAGGATGATGAAGTTTATCATGGCAGGCAAAAACTACGTTGGACCAGTCGCCGAGGCGCTGACCAAAGTTCCTGGCGTCCAACGACGAGTGCTGGATTGTGGAACAGGGAATGGACTTTG GGCTATAGAGATGGCCGACGAATTCGACTGGGTTGAAGTAACGGGCGTTGATCTTGCGCCCATCCAACCCAG AAAGGTTCCTCCAAACTGCGT CTTTGAGTTGTTTGACCTCGATGGACAGCG ACTGCCGTATCCAGACAGTTGGTTTGATGTTGTACATGCACGCTCAGTATATACAGGG GTTCGACAGTATGGCATATTTCTCCGCGAACTCGCACGGGTACTTCGGCCGGGCGGCGTCGCGATTTTCGCCGAGGTTGACAGCACACCATTTGGAGAGAAAAAGCATCGTATCCCCCTCGAGCCGCGGGGTGGCGCTCCTGGCTGGGCACAGTATTGGGACCAGGTCCGAAGAGCGCTTGGCCAACTTGGAATCGATGTTACCATCCCTAGTCAACTGCGAAATCGAGTTCGCGACACGCGAGAATTCGAGAATATTGTCGCACAGGAAGCGATGGTCCCGATCGGATTTTGGCCAAAAG AAGGCGGATGGAAAGCAGGGGAAAGTGGGGAAGGTGTTCCGGTTGGTTGGGTTTGGTCAACATCGGGGGCGAACCGCTTTG AACCCGTTATACTCTCAATAGGACAACTTGCTTGGATGAATTACGACAATTTGCTCCTTGCACTTCGACCGCTCTTGCTCGACCATGGAATCACACCCGAAAGGGCGGCCAAATTGATCGAAGATGCGCAGGAAAACCTCTATCATCCCAAG GTTCAGCCCCATTGCTGCTGGCACATTGTGCATGCACGCAAGGCTCGGTAA